Proteins from a single region of Salvelinus fontinalis isolate EN_2023a chromosome 15, ASM2944872v1, whole genome shotgun sequence:
- the LOC129811337 gene encoding WD repeat-containing protein 20-like, translated as MLLLILKMAAEGGGKELNEIKTQFNTREGVYKLLTHSEYSRPNRVPFNSQGSNPVKVSFANVNDQSGNGDRICFNVGRELYFYIYKGVRKAADLSKPIDKRIYKGTQPTCHDFNHLTATADGVSLLVGFSAGQVQLIDPIKKETSKLFNEERLIDKSRVTCVKWVPGLERLFLVAHSSGNMYLYNIENTCGTTAPHYQLLKQGKNYSVHTCKSKSTRNPLLKWTVGEGALNEFAFSPDGKFLACVSQDGFLRVFNFDAVELHGTMKSYFGGLLCMCWSPDGKYIVAGGEDDLVTVWSFVDCRVIARGHGHKSWVSVVAFDHYTTSVEDADPMEFSGSDEDFQGQIHFGRDRANSTQSRLSKRNSTDSRTVHTTYRFGSVGQDTQLCLWDLTEDILFPHLPLSRTRTHTNVMNATSPPAGGGVAGDIVNNVSNNPSTNDSGANTPSNSLSSPLPRSNSLPHSPAMTANNKSSAIASGVSKFATLSLHDRKEQHQETDHKRNHSMGHISSKSSDKLNMLTKSRTDPAKTLGTLLCPRMEDLPLLEPLICKKIAHERLTVLIFLEDCIVTACQEGFIWTWARPGKVGLSSQKQAVSPSGTII; from the exons CGCCAACGTCAATGACCAGTCTGGTAACGGCGACAGAATCTGTTTTAATGTGGGCCGGGAGCTGTACTTCTACATCTACAAAGGCGTTAGAAAG GCGGCTGACTTGAGCAAGCCTATCGACAAGAGGATATACAAGGGAACACAGCCCACATGTCATGACTTCAACCACCTGACGGCCACGGCGGACGGCGTCTCCCTGCTGGTGGGCTTCTCGGCAGGCCAAGTGCAGCTCATCGACCCCATCAAGAAGGAAACCAGTAAGCTCTTCAATGAGGAA AGACTAATAGACAAATCCAGAGTGACTTGTGTAAAATGGGTGCCCGGCTTGGAGAGGTTGTTCCTTGTCGCTCATTCCAGTGGAAACATGTACTTGTACAACATAGAAAACACGTGTGGCACCACGGCGCCTCACTACCAGTTGCTCAAACAGGGCAAGAACTACTCGGTGCACACATGTAAGAGCAAGTCCACGCGCAACCCTTTGCTCAAATGGACGGTGGGCGAGGGAGCGCTCAACGAGTTTGCCTTTTCACCTGACGGGAAGTTCCTGGCGTGTGTCAGCCAGGACGGCTTCCTTCGGGTCTTCAACTTTGACGCGGTGGAGCTGCACGGGACCATGAAAAGCTACTTTGGGGGTCTGCTGTGCATGTGCTGGAGTCCGGACGGAAAGTACATTGTCGCGGGGGGCGAGGATGATCTGGTGACCGTGTGGTCGTTTGTGGACTGCCGGGTTATCGCGCGCGGTCACGGACATAAATCATGGGTCAGCGTGGTGGCGTTTGACCACTACACAACCAGCGTGGAGGATGCAGACCCTATGGAGTTCAGCGGCAGCGACGAGGACTTCCAGGGCCAAATCCACTTTGGTCGCGACCGGGCCAACAGTACGCAGTCCCGGCTCTCCAAACGCAACTCCACAGACAGTCGGACAGTACACACCACGTACAGGTTTGGCTCAGTGGGCCAGGACACTCAGCTGTGCTTGTGGGACCTCACAGAAGATATCCTTTTCCCCCACCTCCCGCTTTCCCGGACAAGAACACACACCAATGTGATGAACGCTACCAGCCCCCCGGCGGGAGGTGGAGTCGCTGGTGACATAGTGAACAATGTGAGTAATAACCCTAGCACGAACGACAGCGGCGCCAACACCCCCAgtaactccctctcctctcccctgccacGCTCCAACAGCTTACCGCACTCGCCAGCTATGACTGCCAACAACAAGAGCAGTGCCATCGCCTCAGGTGTCAGCAAGTTCGCCACGCTCTCCCTTCACGATCGCAAAGAGCAGCACCAGGAGACGGACCACAAACGGAACCACAGCATGGGTCACATTAGCAGCAAGAGCAGTGACAAGCTCAACATGCTCACCAAATCCAGAACAGACCCTGCAAAGACTCTTGGGACACTGCTCTGTCCCCGCATGGAAGACCTACCCCTACTAGAGCCTCTTATCTGTAAAAAGATAGCACATGAGAGACTGACTGTCTTAATATTTCTTGAGGACTGTATAGTGACAGCTTGTCAGGAGGGATTTATTTGGACATGGGCGAGGCCTGGAAAAGTG GGTTTGTCATCCCAAAAGCAAGCCGTCTCTCCCAGTGGAACGATAATATAG